A section of the Gammaproteobacteria bacterium genome encodes:
- a CDS encoding thiolase family protein: protein MATDSIVIVAAKRTPIGALMGQFGDLSAPELGAAAIRAVLASSGLKAEEIDEVLFGCVLPAGLGQAPARQAALKAGLPVATPCTTVNKVCGSGMKAVMLGFDAIAAGSAKIVLAGGMESMSNAPYLVQKARQGLRFGHAEFLDHMLYDGLQNAYDGQPMGMFAERCVEKFKFSREQQDVYAAESVTRALAASNGDAFHDEITPVTVTTRKGEQVIDKDETPFKCDISKIPKLKPAFRPKDGTVTAASSASISDGAAAVILMLESEANARGIKPLARIVAYASHAMAPEDFTIAPISAVQKVCQKAGWQDKDIDLYEINEAFAAVAMAAIHELKLDRAKVNVNGGACALGHPIGATGTRILVTLLHSLAKRNLNRGVASLCIGGGEATAIAIERIS from the coding sequence ATGGCCACCGATAGCATTGTCATCGTCGCTGCCAAACGCACTCCGATTGGCGCCCTCATGGGCCAGTTTGGCGATTTGAGCGCTCCTGAGCTGGGAGCGGCCGCCATACGCGCCGTTTTGGCCAGTTCCGGACTCAAGGCAGAGGAAATCGACGAAGTGTTGTTTGGCTGCGTGTTGCCCGCCGGCCTGGGCCAGGCTCCGGCACGTCAGGCAGCCCTTAAGGCAGGGTTACCCGTGGCCACACCCTGCACCACAGTCAATAAGGTTTGCGGCTCGGGGATGAAGGCTGTCATGCTCGGCTTCGACGCTATCGCGGCTGGATCAGCCAAAATTGTGTTAGCAGGCGGCATGGAATCAATGAGCAACGCGCCCTATCTGGTACAAAAAGCGCGCCAGGGTTTGCGTTTTGGCCACGCCGAATTTCTCGATCACATGTTGTATGACGGTTTGCAGAACGCCTATGACGGTCAACCGATGGGCATGTTCGCCGAACGTTGTGTTGAGAAATTTAAATTCAGCCGTGAACAACAAGATGTCTATGCCGCTGAATCAGTCACCCGCGCATTAGCCGCCAGTAATGGCGATGCCTTCCACGATGAGATTACACCGGTAACAGTGACCACACGCAAAGGTGAGCAGGTCATCGATAAAGACGAGACGCCGTTCAAGTGCGACATAAGCAAGATTCCAAAGCTCAAGCCAGCGTTCCGGCCGAAGGATGGCACCGTCACAGCGGCGAGCTCAGCGTCGATCTCCGATGGTGCAGCGGCGGTGATCTTGATGTTGGAAAGTGAGGCCAACGCGCGTGGTATTAAACCATTGGCACGAATTGTGGCATACGCCAGCCATGCCATGGCGCCGGAAGATTTCACCATTGCGCCGATTTCCGCCGTGCAGAAGGTTTGCCAAAAGGCGGGCTGGCAAGATAAAGACATCGATCTTTATGAGATCAACGAGGCCTTTGCTGCGGTGGCGATGGCCGCGATTCACGAATTGAAACTTGATCGTGCCAAGGTCAATGTCAACGGTGGTGCTTGCGCCTTGGGTCATCCAATTGGAGCTACCGGCACTCGCATCCTGGTAACCTTGCTACATAGCTTGGCTAAGCGTAATCTGAATCGAGGTGTGGCTTCGTTATGCATTGGTGGTGGCGAGGCGACAGCGATTGCTATCGAGAGAATCAGCTAG
- a CDS encoding methylmalonyl-CoA mutase family protein: MKRIVKTKGKSKSSLPVIPLRFITATSIFDGHDSAINIIRRILQDQGAEVVHLGHNRSVDEIVRAALQEDVDGIAISSYQGGHVEFFQYLIDRLRQAGAERIRVFGGGGGTITADEAAALEKYGVEKIYSPEEGRQLGLEGMGQDILKRTQLAVQLRKLEQKFTLDDHFAIGQWLTMIEQGEITAKHLPRPNATIRPVPVVGITGTGGAGKSSVMDELLHYLLHCFPDLHIAILAIDPTRDKSGGALLGDRIRLNSLGNERLYMRSMATRRRNFAISDKLNDCIAFLKSLGYGLILVETAGIGQADVGIVEQVDLSLYVMTNEYGAPSQLEKIQMLDYADIVVLNKSDKRGAQDALRDIRRQWRRDHKAFKLGDNEVPVYATVASNWHDPGIQQLLIGLCDRLSQLPGQAGVWSLANGIELPLAQHTTQSDSGLIPPHRTHYLAQISENGLAQGNTIEQQVSTVAQAYSFYQTLEALADRALPQPLARYPDAEIDKEKDKTLAALRGKYNAALAQLTDESMSLLQQWPEIKASMQAEHYSYSVRGQEFSGDNYVESLSRLQIPKIAVPDYENWGEQLRFLLKENLPGAYPYTAGVFPYRREEEDPTRMFAGEGTPERTNRRFHYLALGQKSIRLSTAFDPITLYGEDAAPRPDIYGRIGMSGVSITNLDDMKKLYSGFDLCQPSTSVSMTINGPAPIILAWFLNTAIDQQVEKYLRANGQWAQAEKKIAKLYKDQARPHYQGDLPPGNDGLGLGMLGVTGDQLVAADVYQKIRSETLKVIRGTLQADILKEDQAQNECIFPLELGLRMMGDIQEYFIANNVRNYYSVSISGYHIAEAGANPVTQLAFTLANGFTLVEYYLARGMKVDDFAPQMSFFFSNGMDPEYAVIGRVARRIWARAMRDIYNANERSQKLKYHIQTSGRTLHAQTLGFNDIRTTLQALYAIYDNCNSLHTNAYDEALTTPTEESVRRALAIQMIINRELGLNFNQNPNQGSFIIDKLTDLVEETVYQEFQRLSERGGVLGAMETLYQRGKIQDESLYYEQRKHDGRLPIVGVNTFLSHTERDAAVQSAKLIRSDETEKQAQIDTVTEFKQYHTRASADAIERIKTVVTEGGNTFAVLMDASKDCTLGQITQALYDVVGRYRRRV; this comes from the coding sequence ATGAAAAGGATAGTTAAAACGAAGGGCAAGTCGAAATCCAGTCTGCCAGTCATTCCCTTACGTTTTATCACGGCGACCTCCATCTTTGATGGGCACGATTCGGCGATCAATATCATTCGCCGTATCCTTCAGGATCAAGGGGCGGAGGTGGTACACCTCGGCCACAATCGCAGTGTCGATGAGATTGTGCGGGCTGCCTTACAGGAAGACGTCGATGGCATCGCCATCAGTTCCTATCAGGGCGGGCATGTTGAATTTTTCCAATATTTAATTGATCGCCTCCGGCAAGCCGGTGCTGAACGTATCCGTGTCTTTGGCGGCGGTGGCGGCACGATTACCGCCGATGAGGCCGCAGCGCTGGAAAAATATGGCGTCGAAAAGATTTATAGCCCGGAAGAAGGGCGCCAGCTCGGGCTGGAAGGCATGGGGCAGGATATCCTGAAGCGCACGCAGCTTGCAGTGCAGCTCCGAAAACTGGAACAGAAATTTACGCTTGACGATCATTTCGCCATTGGCCAATGGTTAACGATGATTGAGCAGGGAGAGATCACGGCCAAACATCTGCCCAGACCCAACGCTACGATTCGTCCTGTGCCCGTGGTTGGGATTACCGGCACCGGTGGCGCCGGTAAGAGCAGTGTTATGGATGAATTGCTGCATTATCTGCTGCATTGTTTCCCCGATCTGCACATCGCGATACTAGCGATTGACCCCACCCGTGACAAGAGCGGAGGTGCATTACTCGGTGACCGGATCCGGCTTAACAGTCTCGGCAATGAACGGCTCTATATGCGGTCGATGGCGACGCGACGCCGTAATTTTGCGATTAGCGACAAACTCAACGACTGTATCGCCTTCCTGAAATCACTAGGCTATGGCTTGATCCTGGTGGAAACTGCCGGTATTGGTCAGGCCGATGTTGGCATCGTTGAGCAAGTTGATTTATCCCTGTATGTGATGACCAATGAATACGGCGCACCGAGTCAGTTGGAAAAGATTCAAATGCTCGACTATGCCGATATCGTGGTCTTGAACAAATCCGACAAGCGTGGCGCGCAGGATGCGTTGCGCGATATTCGCCGCCAATGGCGGCGTGATCACAAGGCATTCAAGCTTGGCGACAATGAAGTGCCGGTGTATGCCACCGTGGCCAGCAATTGGCATGATCCAGGTATTCAACAGTTGCTCATCGGCCTTTGTGATCGCTTGAGCCAATTGCCAGGACAAGCAGGGGTCTGGTCTCTAGCCAACGGAATCGAACTGCCACTTGCCCAGCATACAACACAATCAGATAGCGGCCTGATTCCACCACATCGAACTCATTATCTGGCGCAAATCAGTGAAAATGGTTTAGCGCAGGGAAATACTATTGAACAACAAGTGAGCACAGTGGCGCAGGCCTACAGTTTTTATCAAACATTAGAGGCGCTGGCAGATCGTGCTTTACCCCAACCGCTGGCGCGATATCCAGACGCTGAAATCGACAAGGAAAAGGACAAGACACTCGCCGCCCTACGGGGTAAATATAATGCCGCCCTAGCGCAGTTGACAGATGAATCCATGTCATTGTTACAACAATGGCCGGAAATCAAGGCTAGCATGCAGGCCGAGCATTACAGCTATAGCGTTCGTGGTCAGGAGTTCAGCGGCGATAATTATGTGGAGAGTCTGAGCCGGTTACAGATTCCCAAGATCGCCGTGCCGGACTATGAAAACTGGGGCGAACAGCTGCGCTTTTTATTGAAGGAAAATCTGCCCGGCGCCTATCCGTATACTGCCGGTGTTTTCCCTTACCGCCGTGAAGAAGAAGATCCCACCCGTATGTTTGCCGGTGAGGGTACGCCCGAGCGCACCAATCGGCGTTTCCATTATCTGGCCTTGGGCCAGAAATCGATTCGTCTTTCCACCGCCTTTGATCCGATCACGCTTTATGGCGAAGACGCCGCACCGCGCCCTGATATTTATGGCCGCATCGGTATGTCGGGCGTTTCGATCACCAATCTTGATGACATGAAGAAGCTCTATTCCGGCTTTGATCTTTGCCAACCTTCAACCTCAGTTTCTATGACCATCAACGGCCCGGCACCCATCATCCTTGCCTGGTTTTTGAATACGGCAATTGATCAGCAAGTGGAAAAATATCTGCGCGCCAACGGGCAGTGGGCACAGGCCGAGAAGAAAATCGCCAAACTTTATAAAGATCAGGCTCGACCGCACTATCAAGGTGATTTGCCACCAGGCAATGATGGTCTCGGCTTAGGCATGCTCGGCGTCACGGGCGATCAACTGGTAGCGGCGGATGTTTACCAGAAGATTCGCAGTGAAACGCTGAAAGTGATTCGTGGCACTCTGCAGGCGGATATCCTGAAAGAAGACCAAGCCCAAAATGAATGCATCTTCCCGCTGGAGCTTGGCCTGCGCATGATGGGCGATATTCAGGAATATTTTATCGCCAACAATGTCCGTAATTATTACAGCGTATCGATCAGCGGTTATCACATTGCAGAGGCCGGTGCAAATCCTGTCACGCAACTTGCATTCACACTCGCCAATGGGTTCACACTAGTAGAATATTATCTGGCTCGTGGCATGAAGGTCGATGACTTCGCCCCGCAAATGAGTTTCTTCTTCAGCAACGGCATGGACCCGGAATATGCCGTCATCGGCCGCGTCGCGCGCCGGATTTGGGCACGTGCGATGCGTGATATCTACAATGCCAATGAGCGCAGCCAGAAATTGAAATATCACATCCAGACATCAGGCCGTACCCTGCATGCGCAAACCTTGGGCTTCAACGATATTCGTACAACACTTCAAGCGTTATATGCGATTTATGATAACTGCAATAGTTTGCATACCAACGCCTATGATGAGGCGCTTACTACGCCCACAGAAGAATCCGTGCGCCGAGCGCTGGCGATTCAAATGATCATCAATCGCGAGCTCGGGCTGAACTTCAATCAAAATCCCAATCAAGGCTCATTCATTATCGATAAGCTGACCGATCTGGTCGAGGAAACGGTGTACCAAGAATTCCAGCGGCTGTCCGAACGTGGCGGTGTTCTAGGTGCAATGGAAACGCTTTATCAGCGCGGTAAGATTCAGGATGAAAGCCTGTACTATGAGCAACGCAAACACGATGGCCGCCTGCCAATTGTGGGTGTTAACACCTTCTTGTCGCATACCGAGAGGGATGCCGCCGTACAATCCGCCAAACTGATCCGCTCCGACGAAACCGAAAAACAGGCCCAGATCGACACCGTCACTGAGTTCAAACAATACCACACACGTGCATCCGCAGATGCCATCGAACGCATTAAGACCGTCGTCACTGAAGGCGGTAACACCTTCGCCGTATTGATGGACGCCTCCAAGGACTGTACCCTCGGGCAGATTACCCAAGCGTTATATGATGTGGTGGGGCGGTATCGGCGGCGGGTATAA
- the umuD gene encoding translesion error-prone DNA polymerase V autoproteolytic subunit — MNNDDLYLSKLQDYYATHKVLPPYSTLMQLVGFRSKSPVAALVGRLKLAGFLESTPDKRLRPGKRFFERPIYESVRAGFPSPAADAQHDALTIDDYLVEHPSQTVLVTVKGDSMIGAGIHSGDVVVVEKGAPAKLGDIVIALVDNEFTLKYLDKENGKYVLRPANLAYPVIHPRGEMEVFGVVVGQFRKYVR, encoded by the coding sequence ATGAATAACGATGACCTCTACCTGAGCAAGCTCCAGGACTATTACGCCACGCATAAGGTGCTGCCGCCCTATTCCACCTTGATGCAGCTGGTGGGGTTTCGCTCCAAGAGTCCGGTGGCGGCGTTGGTGGGCCGGTTGAAACTGGCGGGATTTTTGGAATCGACGCCGGATAAGCGGCTGCGGCCGGGCAAGCGGTTTTTCGAGCGGCCGATTTATGAAAGCGTGCGGGCGGGCTTTCCCAGTCCGGCGGCGGATGCGCAGCATGATGCACTGACGATTGATGATTATCTGGTGGAGCATCCTTCGCAAACGGTGTTGGTGACGGTGAAGGGTGATTCGATGATCGGTGCCGGGATTCACAGCGGCGATGTCGTGGTGGTGGAAAAAGGCGCACCGGCGAAGCTGGGCGACATTGTGATCGCACTGGTCGATAACGAGTTTACGTTGAAATATCTCGATAAGGAAAATGGCAAGTATGTGTTGCGTCCGGCGAATCTTGCGTATCCGGTGATTCATCCGCGGGGTGAAATGGAAGTGTTTGGCGTGGTGGTGGGTCAGTTTCGTAAGTACGTGCGCTGA
- a CDS encoding enoyl-CoA hydratase/isomerase family protein, with protein sequence MTTQIIIDRTPNGVYTLCLNRPDRHNAFNAELIDELLTALQQIHADADARVLIVTGKGKSFSAGADLDWMRGSAQYNAVKNRADANKLAQLMRTIYELKVPTIARVNGPAYGGGLGLIACCDIAIAAASAQFAFTEVRLGLVPAVIAPYVLQAIGLRQSRRYFLSAEPFTSTEAHHIGLIHEVAADDKLDERVQHQAGHLLKAGPIALQQCKRMLQQITGNSHNERELVELIAHLRTSPEAQQGMTAFFDKRQPPWIK encoded by the coding sequence ATGACGACTCAAATCATCATTGATCGCACCCCCAATGGTGTTTACACCCTCTGCCTCAACCGGCCCGATCGCCACAACGCCTTCAATGCCGAATTGATTGATGAATTGCTGACTGCCTTGCAACAAATCCATGCGGATGCCGATGCGCGGGTTTTGATTGTTACTGGCAAAGGAAAATCGTTCTCGGCCGGGGCCGATCTGGATTGGATGCGTGGCTCGGCGCAATATAATGCAGTCAAAAATCGTGCTGATGCCAATAAACTCGCGCAATTGATGCGCACCATCTACGAGCTCAAGGTTCCCACCATCGCCCGTGTTAACGGCCCGGCCTATGGTGGTGGTTTAGGATTGATCGCCTGCTGCGATATCGCCATTGCAGCGGCAAGCGCCCAATTCGCGTTTACCGAAGTGCGGCTTGGTTTGGTGCCGGCGGTAATCGCGCCCTACGTTTTACAGGCCATCGGTCTGCGCCAATCGAGAAGATATTTTTTGAGCGCAGAGCCATTTACCAGCACGGAGGCGCATCATATTGGTCTGATACACGAAGTTGCTGCTGATGACAAACTCGATGAGCGAGTTCAGCATCAAGCCGGCCATCTGCTCAAGGCGGGGCCGATTGCCTTGCAACAATGCAAACGCATGCTGCAACAAATAACGGGCAATAGTCATAATGAACGCGAACTGGTGGAATTGATCGCCCATCTCCGCACCTCACCTGAAGCACAACAAGGCATGACGGCATTCTTCGACAAACGACAACCGCCCTGGATTAAATAA
- a CDS encoding virulence protein RhuM/Fic/DOC family protein yields MTDIAIYEGPGGTIEVRVDRETVWLNQAQLSELFGRERSVITKHLRNAFGDGELEEESNVQNLHIAGSDKPVKFYNLDVVISVGYRVKSREGVHFRQWATRILKEHLTRGYTLNRQRFEQNARELEAALSLVRKAAAGEVLTTEQGRGLVDVIARYTQTFLLLQRYDEGLLTEPKGIAGGVLPSQVEAEAAIVELKQNLIARKEATALFGQVREAGLVSILGNLEQSVFGEPAYPSIESKAAHLLYFVIKNHPFSDGNKRIGSFLFVDFLNRNGQLFRNGELVMNDVGLAALALLVAESDPKDKEIVIRLIMNMLAGVVA; encoded by the coding sequence ATGACGGACATTGCAATTTACGAGGGCCCCGGTGGGACTATCGAGGTACGGGTGGACCGGGAAACTGTGTGGCTGAATCAGGCACAGCTTAGCGAGCTTTTTGGACGTGAGCGGTCCGTCATTACCAAGCATCTCCGAAACGCGTTCGGTGATGGTGAGTTAGAGGAAGAAAGCAATGTGCAAAATTTGCACATTGCCGGTTCGGATAAGCCCGTCAAGTTCTACAACCTCGATGTTGTTATTTCAGTCGGCTACCGCGTTAAATCCCGTGAGGGTGTGCATTTTCGCCAGTGGGCCACCCGGATTTTGAAGGAACACCTAACCCGCGGCTACACACTCAATCGCCAACGCTTTGAGCAAAACGCCCGCGAGCTAGAAGCAGCATTGTCGCTCGTGCGCAAAGCCGCTGCCGGGGAAGTGCTCACCACCGAACAGGGGCGGGGATTGGTGGATGTCATCGCCCGCTACACCCAAACCTTCCTACTGCTGCAACGCTATGACGAGGGGCTGTTAACCGAACCCAAGGGTATTGCCGGCGGGGTGTTACCTTCCCAAGTCGAAGCGGAGGCCGCGATTGTTGAATTAAAGCAGAACCTCATAGCGCGCAAGGAAGCAACTGCATTATTCGGCCAAGTTCGCGAAGCGGGGCTCGTATCGATTCTCGGTAATCTGGAACAAAGCGTGTTCGGTGAGCCCGCGTATCCCAGCATAGAATCCAAGGCCGCCCACCTGCTGTATTTTGTCATCAAGAACCATCCATTCAGCGACGGCAACAAACGTATCGGATCGTTCTTGTTCGTGGATTTCCTGAACCGCAACGGACAGTTGTTCCGTAACGGCGAGCTAGTGATGAATGACGTAGGCTTGGCCGCTCTGGCGCTGCTGGTGGCAGAATCAGACCCCAAGGACAAAGAAATCGTGATACGCCTGATCATGAACATGCTCGCCGGGGTGGTGGCATAA
- a CDS encoding hydroxymethylglutaryl-CoA lyase: MTLPHRVKIVEVGPRDGLQNEVTAIDTATKVEFINQLSATGLSVIEATSMVNPKWVPQLADAEAVFSQIKRHAGVSYPVLIPNLQGLERAIAVGADHVAVFTAASETFNQKNINCSIDESLQRFEPVMALAKANNIQVRGYISCVLGCPYEGKINPEKVANVATRLHTLGCAEISLGDTIGVGTPLQAQDILRRVSKHVPMHELAVHFHDTRGQALANIYACLQLGIATIDTSVAGLGGCPYANGATGNVATEDVIYMLHGMGIETGVDLAALIKAGHFICEKLGRPINSKLGRIGLPS; the protein is encoded by the coding sequence ATGACTCTGCCCCATCGCGTCAAGATCGTTGAAGTCGGACCCCGCGACGGCCTGCAAAACGAAGTCACAGCCATAGATACCGCCACCAAGGTGGAATTTATCAATCAATTATCGGCCACTGGCCTGTCCGTTATCGAAGCGACCAGCATGGTTAACCCCAAGTGGGTGCCACAACTCGCCGATGCTGAAGCGGTATTCAGCCAAATCAAGCGCCATGCCGGTGTTTCCTACCCGGTGCTGATACCCAATCTTCAAGGTCTGGAACGCGCTATCGCTGTTGGTGCTGATCATGTCGCGGTATTTACTGCGGCCTCAGAGACTTTCAATCAGAAGAACATCAATTGCTCCATTGACGAGTCGCTGCAACGATTTGAACCGGTCATGGCCTTAGCGAAAGCCAACAACATTCAGGTGCGTGGCTATATCTCCTGCGTGCTGGGTTGCCCCTATGAAGGCAAAATAAATCCCGAAAAGGTGGCTAACGTCGCCACGAGACTCCATACCTTAGGCTGCGCGGAAATCTCGCTTGGCGATACCATTGGCGTTGGCACGCCACTACAAGCACAAGATATACTGCGTCGAGTGAGCAAGCATGTACCAATGCATGAATTAGCAGTGCATTTTCACGATACGCGTGGTCAAGCGCTGGCCAATATTTACGCATGCCTGCAACTGGGTATTGCGACGATCGACACCTCGGTTGCCGGCCTGGGTGGCTGCCCTTACGCCAACGGCGCCACAGGCAATGTCGCAACTGAAGATGTTATCTACATGTTGCATGGGATGGGGATCGAGACCGGTGTTGATCTCGCAGCGCTAATCAAGGCCGGGCATTTCATTTGTGAAAAACTTGGCCGCCCTATAAACAGTAAACTTGGACGCATAGGATTACCATCATGA
- a CDS encoding methylcrotonoyl-CoA carboxylase: MAVIKSKIDIHSEKFSENAAYMRLQVDDLKEKLEQVSIGGSVQMRENHIKRGKLLVRDRIRTLLDLDSLFMEFSALAAHGIYGNDVPSAGIITGIGLVHGQEVVIVANDATVKGGTYYPLTGKKHLRAQEIAEQNRLPCIYLVDSGGAFLPMQDEVFPDRDNFGRVFYNQARMSAKGIPQIAVVMGSCTAGGAYVPAMSDEAVIVKNQGTIFLGGPPLVKAATGEIVDAEALGGADVHTRISGVTDHLADNDQHALHLTRDIIANLNWQKTSQLKRREAVEPLYDAIELYGIVSHDLRVHYDIREVIARIVDGSELHEFKQMFGQTLVCGFAHIHGYPVGIIANNGILFSDSALKGTHFIELCNKRKIPLVFLQNISGFMIGKKYEHEGIAKHGAKMVAAVSCAEVPKFTVIIGGSFGAGNYAMCGRAYGPRQLWMWPNARISVMGGETAANLLNQVKKDSMERQAKSWSEDDAEGYMNATRDQFATQSHPYYATARLWDDGIIDPIQTRDYLGMGIAAALNAPIPDTHYGIFRM, encoded by the coding sequence ATGGCCGTCATCAAATCAAAAATTGACATTCACTCGGAAAAGTTCTCCGAAAATGCGGCTTACATGCGGTTACAGGTAGATGACTTGAAGGAAAAGCTGGAACAAGTCTCTATCGGTGGTTCAGTACAAATGCGCGAAAATCACATCAAGCGCGGCAAGCTGCTGGTACGTGATCGCATCCGCACCCTACTCGATCTCGATAGCTTGTTTATGGAATTCTCGGCCCTCGCCGCCCATGGCATATACGGTAATGACGTGCCGAGTGCGGGCATCATCACGGGTATCGGCCTCGTACATGGCCAGGAAGTCGTTATCGTCGCCAACGATGCCACAGTCAAAGGCGGAACTTACTATCCATTGACGGGCAAGAAACACCTCCGCGCCCAGGAAATCGCCGAGCAAAATCGCCTGCCCTGCATTTACCTCGTCGACTCAGGTGGCGCTTTTTTACCAATGCAGGATGAGGTTTTTCCAGATCGCGATAACTTTGGCCGCGTTTTTTATAACCAGGCACGCATGTCAGCCAAAGGAATTCCCCAAATTGCAGTGGTCATGGGTTCATGCACTGCGGGCGGCGCTTATGTGCCGGCAATGTCCGATGAAGCGGTGATCGTCAAAAATCAAGGCACTATTTTTCTTGGAGGTCCGCCGCTGGTTAAAGCGGCAACAGGTGAAATTGTCGATGCCGAAGCATTGGGTGGTGCCGACGTGCACACGCGTATTTCCGGCGTCACCGATCACCTTGCAGACAACGATCAGCATGCACTCCATCTCACCCGAGATATCATCGCCAACCTCAATTGGCAAAAAACAAGTCAGCTTAAACGTCGTGAAGCAGTGGAACCACTTTACGATGCAATAGAACTTTACGGCATCGTTTCTCACGATTTACGGGTGCACTATGATATACGTGAGGTAATTGCCAGAATTGTTGATGGCTCTGAGCTGCATGAATTTAAACAGATGTTCGGTCAAACACTCGTCTGTGGCTTCGCTCATATTCACGGTTATCCAGTCGGTATTATCGCCAATAATGGCATTCTTTTTTCCGACTCCGCGCTCAAAGGCACGCATTTTATTGAACTTTGCAACAAGCGAAAAATTCCGCTCGTCTTTTTGCAAAATATTTCCGGCTTTATGATCGGCAAAAAATATGAGCATGAAGGGATCGCAAAACACGGCGCCAAGATGGTCGCGGCTGTTTCCTGCGCTGAAGTACCCAAATTCACAGTCATCATCGGCGGCTCGTTTGGCGCCGGTAATTACGCCATGTGTGGTCGCGCCTATGGCCCCCGCCAGTTATGGATGTGGCCCAATGCCCGCATCTCGGTGATGGGCGGTGAAACGGCCGCCAATCTACTGAATCAAGTAAAAAAGGACAGCATGGAGCGCCAAGCTAAATCTTGGAGCGAAGACGATGCAGAAGGCTATATGAACGCCACGCGCGATCAATTCGCCACCCAGAGCCATCCTTATTACGCCACTGCCCGGTTGTGGGACGATGGCATCATTGATCCAATCCAGACACGGGATTATTTAGGCATGGGTATCGCTGCAGCGTTGAATGCCCCTATTCCTGATACACACTATGGCATCTTCAGGATGTAG
- a CDS encoding SDR family NAD(P)-dependent oxidoreductase, with protein MNFNQCKAIVTGGASGLGLAVSKTIIANGGEVVVLDIHPERNATTVSALGSKAHFIATDVTSEKAVDNAVTEAAKRMGTITLAVNCAGIAPARRVLAKDGLISTMEFEQVIKINLIGTFTVCRAAANVMQHNEPSGASQERGVIINTASVAAFEGQIGQAAYSASKGGVVSMALPLAREFARIGVRVITIAPGLFETPMFDTLPVEARTALAVNIPFPNRLGHPQEFADLVRHIYENPMLNGEVIRLDGALRMQPK; from the coding sequence ATGAACTTCAATCAATGCAAGGCAATTGTCACTGGCGGCGCCTCTGGCCTCGGCCTGGCGGTTTCAAAAACAATCATCGCCAATGGCGGCGAGGTTGTTGTGCTCGATATCCATCCCGAACGTAACGCCACCACGGTCTCTGCGCTGGGATCAAAGGCGCATTTCATCGCCACGGATGTCACCTCGGAAAAAGCTGTGGATAACGCCGTTACCGAAGCGGCAAAAAGAATGGGCACTATTACGCTTGCTGTCAATTGCGCGGGCATTGCCCCTGCCCGCCGGGTACTAGCGAAGGATGGGCTGATCAGCACGATGGAATTTGAACAGGTGATCAAGATCAATCTCATCGGCACCTTCACGGTCTGTCGCGCGGCTGCCAATGTCATGCAACACAATGAACCCAGCGGCGCCAGTCAGGAGCGAGGTGTGATTATCAACACTGCATCTGTCGCTGCCTTTGAGGGGCAGATTGGACAAGCTGCTTACTCTGCTTCCAAAGGTGGCGTGGTCAGTATGGCGCTGCCGCTGGCGCGTGAATTTGCCCGCATTGGTGTGCGGGTGATAACCATTGCCCCCGGCTTATTTGAAACCCCGATGTTTGACACCTTGCCGGTCGAGGCGCGCACCGCACTGGCTGTTAATATCCCGTTCCCGAATCGGTTGGGACATCCGCAGGAATTCGCCGATCTGGTACGCCATATCTATGAAAACCCCATGCTTAACGGCGAAGTGATACGACTGGATGGGGCTCTGCGCATGCAGCCCAAATGA